The following DNA comes from Anopheles arabiensis isolate DONGOLA chromosome 3, AaraD3, whole genome shotgun sequence.
ATCCTTAACGAAGCTAAACACATACAAAGCTTACTGGAACAAGACTGCTCTTTGTAGATATAGAACCAACCCCATAGAACCAACTACCGCTACTAGAAATACTGATAAAGCAGATATGTTAGAAGGAATAAATCCATCGGTTGGCAACCTAACCCCCTCATACAACGATGCTGCATGTGGAGTGGGACACACCGGGTACACGAGAGATTGATATCGTTTGCAACCCCCGTCAGTATCTTtaatgttttccttttatcCTTGTACGCCTCGGGGCTTTTAAAGGTGCTGCGCGTCGTTAGCAGGTAATGCTGGAGCGGATGCTACCGTTGCTTTCCAAAATTCTGATGGATTACTATGGGCACTACCGTTACGTTTTGGTCTCTTTCCCTTACGAAACGCCAACTTCTTGACTTTACCAGGTAAGGCTGTAAGAGCTCGGGCGAGAGGGCTTATGAAGCAATACGACAAGATATGTGTTTGAGAAGCACGACCCTAACCTCAAACATTGAGCTCCCTACACTAACTCACGGCGTGCAGTTCTGACTGACGCTTCGGATTTTCGCAGATACCATCGTCAGCATAATTCGACGGCACCTTAACGAACTAAGCTGCCGCTGAAGGGAAACGCTCCTTTTCACCCAGCGTGGAGGCACGGGAAGACACAGAGGGAAAAACTCGATGGCAAGAACGCCTAATGGTGTGGTGGTGCGCACCTGTTGGTTGTCACCAAGGGCATACACATATTTCATTACCTTCATTCAGCGTGAACAGATGTCAACGTTCGGGGTTCGCCTTCTCGTCTCATCTGCACAGAACTCCAACTTCAACAGTCCTGCGACCTTTTTCTACACTAGAGCATGGTGAAATTTCAAACTGGAAATGAAGTTAACCTGAgcgtgttttactttttttttggtcacaAAAGAATGTCGGTTAGAGTCAGACTGCGAGTTGCGGTAAAGCAACGGTTCCCCGGCCATATATGGGCTGCTAAATTGAGTGCATAGATGCTGACATCTCATCACAGGGAACTGGAATTAGGTGTAATTTTCCCTTTGTCTTCTACTTATTATGTTTACTTTACATGTTCGTTTCATCGAGTTGGCGCTTCTGTACTTACTGCAGTTCGTACAGCAGCTTTATCAACCCAGAAGAAAATTATCAACCTGCCCCTACCCGAAGGGGCCAATTTGTCATCTCATTTAGGCACAAATTGTACCGACAGCGTGTAAAGCTACTCGATTATCTAACCTTCCTATAGCATGATTTTGGGAACGGTTCGATCGTGACGAGATGAGccgcacacacataaaaaaaggaacgaagaAAGCACTTTCCATCTGACAGGGACAAACTGAAGAAGGGAtctcatttgaatattttattagaTTCACGTGCGGACGGTGCGGAGAGACTTTTTTTACCACGTCGATCAAAAACATTCCATACAAAGCACAGCCCAGAGAAAGAACACTGTCCGATGTGAATGATTTTACCGAGGAGGACGATTGAAATTAGATTTCATGTAACAAACAAGCGCTGGGCAAACAGTTCTCGAGAATTTCGCATGGAATGTCATTATATTCGAGGCTAGATTTTAAGCTGAATTGATGGAAACGTGGGACATTTTTTATACGGAAAGACCGCAGGTAGTAATCATGCTTTCGAAAATATTGCATCCTGTACTGCCAAGTCTTCTTAATCATCGTCTTTTCAATTGAAAACGTAGGTGAATGTTGGAAATGCCGCCGTCATACGTTGCTCATCGAACGATGAGCAATTAAATGAAATCCTATAGCAACGTGTCACATAAAAGATGTAATCCCTGTTTAATGATAAATGTTCTTTTAACATCGTGCCTGAAAAGATCGCCTACGATGTGTACTTTGAGGATAAGTATTGATTCTGCAAAGGTCAACGTCGACATAGTCGACATTCGCCATATAAGTGGCACAGAATCTAGACGTGATTGAAGATATTTTTGAAAGAGCGAGCCCAGCAGCATCAAAAAACGTTAGCACAATGACACAAAAATGCGGCAAAAGAAATCTTCTCAATTCAATGCACTTCTTTCTGTTATCGCTCGGTACAGTCGCGAACGAACGTCCGCTTATCGTTGCAAGTAACCCAAATAACACATTCGACCCTAGGTCAGTTTTGCATGGGAATTTTATGTGATTGTTTTTCCTATTCGCCACCATAACAATAATGTAATCGACCCGATTGGGAATTTAATAAACGCAAACCATCATCGAAATCCAAGCTTCggcacaataacaacaacaagcacaaGAATAAAGCTGCTGCATGTGGTAAAATAGCgctatcaaatttcaattacCCTCTTTTTGGCACAGAACCGTGATTCCACACTAGCATGAACCAGTACTTAGAATCGCACCGTTTACGCAAGTTTCCGTTGCTTCTGGCTGGGAAACAATTTGAACCAGTAGAAGGTTATTATGCGCAGCCAGGTGCCGTTATGGTTGTAACACAATATCGCAAAAAGGAACACATTTGCACGTGCACGGTGTAAAGGTGCTTTAATACACAAATCCAGATAAGGgatattaaaaatgaaattgattatCGATCAATACCATCTCCTCGTCGTATCCGAAACCGGCAGCCGAAGCGTGCGTAATTGCATAAGTACAAATATCCCATCTATTGTGCTATTTGATCCCTCGTTCTTGGATCAAAGCACAGCTTGTGCTAGCTAACCGCTCGATATTTGACGAGCAATGGCTCGTTCGAATGGTAATAATACTTTTGCTTCACACCTCATTAGGCAGCTAACGTAGGAGATCTCCCTGTGCGAAACAAATGAACTACACTGGTACACCACAGCACACAGCCAGGAAAAAAAGGCATATCATCACCATTTTTCCTTGCGACGGTAGgagaggatgatgatgatgaagcgaTATGTACTGCCACAGTTGGTGTAGTCACATTGCGAATACACGAGTAGTTTGTAATCAATACGTTACTCATTTCTCAGATTACAGCGAGGTACAGCGAGAAATGGGTAGCTTTTGAACGCATCATTACCTCAACAAAACCCACTAGCGCAAAACAAAGCAGAGAGCGAATCGATTCTTCGCACAAACTTTGTAGCCTACCTTAgagaagagtgtgtgtgatcaGATTTATCCGCAGACTTGCAGACGCTATGGTTTCGTATGGAAAACTTCAGCCATGATCAATACTGGTTGAACGATCAATTCGATCGAAAATCTCAACAAGGTAACTCATTTGCATCCAAATGTTCACCGGAAGGACCACACTTGTGCTTAAATGCAAACTGAATAATTAAATGGGATGAAAAATCCCGTCTGGCATTGTTGAAGCCCCTAAAGGCTCACCAGAAGGCAGAAGAGGTCAGAAGGGGCAGAAGAAATCTAGCGCGGGACGGAAATCGATTTTCTTTATGACGACGGCGTCGTCCACCATCGTAAGGAGGACAAATCAATTTTGCTAAGGtggtaaaattcaatttacattCTTTATGAGTTTTACAATTTCCGAAATGGGATTTTGTTAATGCAAAGCACGGTTGTTGGTTGATTAAAAGTTTCGCTTTATGATGATAAGTATTATTTTAAGTATTATAGACGTGTAGAGTTGAACAAAGTACTCCCGGTTAAATAAGGCCATTCTTGTTAAAGTTTTAATATTCCTTCATCGCATGTCAAAACTAACAAATGAGTCAAGATGAAGCATGTTTCTTAGAACAATGTCTAATCAAAATTTTCATAAGCGCTGTTAATTAATCATTCATATCATTAAGTAGCAAATCAATAGTCTCCCCCTTTGACGGTTACTTTGGTGAGGATCATGGGTGCTTTACGACATCTGCTACAGATACTGAGACAATTAATACTGTTTAAGCAATATCAACCACTTAATTCTAACGAGCGCTTCATCatatttaaaatacaaacaagCGCAACAGACTATCATGACACACAAACCCTGTCACTTACAGGATGGGAAGCTTCCAGAGAACACAAAAATGTTCTATGTCTCCAAACTCTTGTGACACATTGATATCAAGCGAACAAGCACTTTATATAACACAACTTCAGGCGGAGTTATAAATGcgcagcaataaaaaatacacaaacaccaaCTGTTTCGACTTCCGTTCAACAGCAGGGAATCCAACCATCGTGGTGCTCGTTATCCACTTGACGATCGTTTTTCagctcgtcacacacacacacgagcgtaATGAAAGTTCGCGAACGTAATGATAAGAAATGGTTGGTGCAACATTTCTTCACTTTCACACCCCCGTCGAAAGGTGTTTTCTATTCtatgaaacagcacacacaaacgaacgagGGCGGGGGTCTTTTGTATCAAGAACGCAGCAAACGGAAAAGCTCTTCACCCATGCGGAACGATTAAATGGTGAACCGAAGCGTATTTGAGTCACATGAACATTCGGGTCATTGTTGGATTGTTGCGTTGGATGGGGCACAACATCAACGTCCCCCGGTCCCCGAGCACTCGAGAACTGGTTCGAGATAACTTTGCCAACACGCCATGATTAGCTGTCATCGGTTGAAATTGCTGATCGTAATAATAGACCACAGGCATCCAACGCCCGCCCCGGAGCTGttgatgatgtgtgtgtgtgtttttttgttctatttttaatgGAGCGCCGCGTTTTACACGTAAAAGCGTGACAGAAAACTTATTTCAAATCAAAGTTGTAGCGTGCTGTGTAGGATTGTTATGAGTCAAATGGTTCTAGCTGAAATGACACATGCAGAGATGTCACCTGCAAACTTTGATACGGTGATAACTTCACAACAACTTTCCTAATGTTGTTCTAAAACTAGCACGAAATGTCAACTTGGACTACAATACGATACAGAATACtacatattgaaaaaaaagctcacatCCATTCTATTCAAGAAATAAAGTCAAGCGACCAATGATGCTTGCgtgttatttttaaagaattccGTCAGAAATGTCattataaaacaaacactgcaaaaaaagcaaactgtCCTTGAACAACTTCGATCGTTTGGCCAACGTTGTTAGACAAGTAAAACATGGAAACGAACGACATCAATCGGATCAGgacgaaaagcaaaaacaaacaccacaaCAACTGGGGACAGGGAAATGAACAACTGTTCTAtcttttttgttcgtcttCTTTCTTTACACAGTAGTCATTTTACGTTCCGTGCCGAATTCATCGGTTTGGCTGTTGCTTTTGCCGTTTTCACTCACTCAATCTGCCCGCAACAACCATCACATAAAACTGTGTCCAATGCATTagcaaagttaaaaaaaaaaaacagcttttgCAAAGTGATCACAGCTCCATTCGGAGAGCTTGGAGCTTGCCGATATGCCCCTGTGCCATTCAACGCCAGAGGGGAAGAACGGTAAACGGGGTAAAACGAGAAGAAATAAACAGGCCCGTAccggtgttgtgtgttgtgtggtagTTTGAATTCAATTCTCAACTTTTCAAGCTTGATGATGCCGGCGCAACCGACCATCGGTGGAAGCATCGAAAAGGACAAAAATTGATTGCATCGATGAAGCACGGCAAGGCAACCGGCTTTCAGGGGAATTCGCCGTGAGCAATGGCGCATTTTTCCAGGTCGTTGTATGTTTTCCCACTTCTATCGAGAGTGCAAACGAGGGTTCATGTAAAAACGGTACAACAAATTGTttgttctttatttatttgcatattttaattaatattggGAAATATTATTACATTTACTACTGTAACTTACTTTACAAAATCTATTTGATCTCAAACCAGGCATCCTGCTCAGATGTGTACAACTACATGGTAAGGGTCAACACAATGGAAACAGTAGATGAAACTATCTCCCATACCGCTCCATCATCATCCTGGTGAAGAATGAAGAATGTTCCCTTTCCAACAACTCATGCGCAAGAACTTTGTTGAAAATGGTTTTCCCACATTTTCCCGACCATCATGACATAATAAAATCACATCGCCAACGCTGCTCGTTCAAAGGTGCATAGGTGCATCCCGGGATGCGCTTGGACGGTTGTTTATTTCGTcgtaccaaaccaaacaaatggaAACTATTCACGCTCATGCAGTCCAACCCCGTTCGGATGGACGGATAGCAGTTCCTGCAGCTATGAAAGTCATCAACCGACTAACCAATGGCTTCGGACAACTGTTTCCAAACGAACCTGGTCAGCCAGCCAGAATACTACATGCATCACAAAACTATGCTACGGAGGTGTGTGGATGTTTAACTAAACGACGATGAGATGATGGATTTTGCTCTGGTTTGCCTTAACGTGCATATTCCATGTGCAAATTCCATGCATTACTGAATTCCAGCTGACTGCTACATTCATTCCGGCTTAGCGTGGCAATGCATTTCTCCATACCGGCATGCTGTATGATCAGCTTTGAAGTGAATAACTGAAATTGCACCAAAAAGATCGCAATGTGAGtgatgagtttttgttttagccTTCTCATAGGTACGGAACATCATTTACTACGTCAACACGGAAAGCAATAACGCTCAATCAATGCTCTCCCAAAAATGCTGGGAAGTGTTTGCTATTGCTTTATCGCATCGTTGGACCTTCAATTATCGCTGACGGTTTTGTTTAACGAACGtgcgagaagaagaagcatttGCATAATCGGCAGCTGGGTGTTGGATGCTTGGCTctaccgccgccgccggttcAAAGATGAATGGAAATTATTAATACCACCACAAATACATAATGAAATGGAGATGTAGAAGATTTGACAGTTGCGGGGAGCATTTGAATAGTCTTGCCGAAAGGAATATTAATGACGCCGTATATCATATCATGTGTAGGATGTTTTCGGAGGTGGATCTGACATATTATTGATCACAAAACCGGTTAAGCAATGaatgttttgatatttttgaatgCTTTAAGCTCTCAATATTAACGATTTGTGTACATTTCTACAATTTCTATACATATATATGCTACATGGAACGTTTCGTAGCGTAATTTTGTATGCAAATACTTCAAGGGTTACGAGCCGAACCGTGCTGCCGTGCCTGAATGCCGGCCTGCGACTAATCCGTCTCATATTTGCAAATCCCTTCCATATTTGAAATGAACCACACCTTACCGTACCCGGCAATCTCCGCCAGGCACGTGGTCTACGTCTTCCGATAGCAACGGGGCGCTTTGACAATTTTTCCGCACCAATTTGCATTTCAAGGGATTTGTGCAAAGGCAACCAGCGTCTGAACGCTAGCGATGTTTCCTTCCTGCCTTCCAAGGACGCGGATGTGCTGATAGAGAGGCTGGCTGGTGATTGTCATGCATGGAAACGATTCTCAAGTTCCCGGTTGGAACAATAGCGAGCGACACAGTGAATGAGTGCCGTGTTTCAAGCGAAGCACAAAGGAAAGCTAAACACTGGGCCTTGATAATCGGAGCGCTTGAAAAACTTTGCCAACGGAAAGTGTTTTTCCTgcgccttttttctctcttactACAATTGCTTTTTGAGTTTCTTCTGTATGATTCTTTGTCTATATAGTTACGAGAGAAGCTGAGGAGTGGGTAGATGTTTCATTTCTTAAAACGCTACAAACAAGAATCATTAAGCaaagtttatttattgtttactGGAGAGGAGCATTTATGACGTATCGTTTGGCTGTACTAGAAAGGGAAGAGAAAATTGCCAGAGTTACAGATTCATTACCCCTTACTTTTGTCCGCAATGGAGTAAGATGCTCCGTAGGGCCGTGCCAGAGAGCTGTGTGTAACATACGATACGTTGTGAGTTTAATACGCTCAAGGCTTTTGAGCTACTTTGAGCAATAAATAATACACATATAACAAAGTATTTGTGACAAAAATAGGTGTTAAAAGCATGGCTATGAACAACCGTCAAGTCATGTCAAGAACAAGAATATCTCTCATAGATGGCTAAGCACGGATTTGTCATGCTGAAACTTGAAAGAGGAGGAAGTCACTACATAATGAATGTTTAACACATTCATGTGAAACATACCGTGCAACATACAACACtgaccacaccaccaccaccgatacAATCTCCATTTGATAAAGTAAAAGATAGTAAATGACTGGGGCCGCATTTTTGTCCACAGTTTAATTTATTCCACAGAAAAGTCTAATAAGATAAAGCTACCAGATAAGCTaaccacacacataaaaacatcACAGTTTCTGACTGACGTTAATGCTGCCTCTTCTTAATCAGTCCTGTACAGTGCAAAGTAATGACTGGCGTCGTACTGAAACAATCGAAAATCTAGCTCGTACCGCCGGTACAGCCGCTCGAACTGGGCCTCCGTCAGTTCCGCCAGTCGATCCACCGTGGTGGTGAAGTTCCGTTGTGCCCGACCGTTGTCACCGGGGCTGCCTCGATGATGATTAACATTCAGCCGGTATCCCTCGAACTGGGCGGCAGCATTATCATAATTATCCGCGTCGCTCGACACGTTCGCCAGCCGGAGAATGTGCGCTACGTCCCGATCGTACGTTTCCAGCTTGACGATGACGGTCGGCTCGAGAAAGCAGGGATCGCACAGATTGTAGTAAGTGTTCCAGTGTGGATCCAGCACGTTCGGGCGCCGCAGTACGAACTCGGTGAAGTCGCTAAAGCTTGGCACGGGGTAGTCGTCACCGGAGGTGTCATTCTTCTGTCCAAAGTGGACGGAAAAATCAAatccagaaaaaaacatacagaACGGGGTCGTTCCACACACCGCACGCACCACATGGAATAAAAGACATTCGTCAGTACATTTTGCACCAATACCCCGTTCCGCGTTCCGTGTGTTGTAATGACCCACGAACCAAACGggaagttgttgttgatgaaatGGACACCGGTCAGCTATTTTGTGTGTAGCTTTAACCTCCTTCCACTTCGATCGATTAATTGGTTCGAACTTCGAACAACTTCACGCTAAAAATGCGAAAACACGGCGGGCTCATAAACCAAACCATTAGTCCGTACCTCGTTGTTACTGCCTGGGGGAGTATCCGCCCCATAAACTTCCCGAAAGATGAACCGCCGCAGGTTGCGATAGTTATCGCTCTGCGGTCGAACGATCAGATCTTCGTACGCGCTCACGAATCGATCGAACGGATCACGCACGAGCAGAAACCGCGTCACCACCGGTGGTTCCACGTTCTGCTTCATCCGCTCCACGTCGGCACGTGTCGGGACGGGATAGTACATGCGCGTCAGCCCCTTCATGTCGTGGGCCACGCTGTCGATCTTTTCGCGCGGCACGCCCGCCCACCGGTTGAACTGATACATCCAGCTGCTGGAGGCAACCTTGCTGATGGAACACCACAGTAGCTGGTGCTGCGGTTGGTAGAAGTAGTTGAAGTACAGATAGTTGGGCCGGGACGTGCGCGGATTCGGCGCGGTCAGATTGCCGAGTGCACGGATCGTTTCACACTGTTCCAGCAGATGTTGCGCACGGTCCTGCATGATCTGCTCGATCGACTGTTCGTAGGGCAGAGGCCATGGGAGCACTAGCACCAGTATTGCACAAGTCACCAGAAATCCTGCCACCGACCATCGCACCACACTGCCCACGGTAACCTGCCGGTTAGGAACTGCGATGCTACTGCCACGGCGTCGGGCAGAAGACGTTCCCATCGAGCACTTCCCCAAAAGCACGAGCGCGCTTTTGGAATCTCCAAAAGTGCACGCGATCGCGCAGGAAGCGAAcgaaagagcgaaagagcgtGTTGGTATGCGATGCTTCTTCACTACGTCCCGGGACAACACTGACAAGACCGGTTCGTGGCCGTTTCCGACGGCCGTCAAATTCGTGGTCCGCCGTCTCTCCCTCCCCACAGCAAAACAGCTGTTCATACAATGGAGATCCCTCCATCGCCCTTGGTCCTCTCCTCTTTGACGACTTGCCCGACGACCAAACGAATGAAAAAGAGCACCAACACATTAGCCCGGGGAGCCATTTTCAAGCCAAATCTATAAACAAACGTCCCCCAGGCCAGGCCAGTCACAATATGTGTGGTAAGCTGCTAAGCTCGTGACAAGGTGGGCAAAGTTGGGGTGGGTGCCCCTGTGTCCAGAAAAAGCTCTCGTTAACGTTATTCAAATCGCGCTAACGAACGCAAACGATCACCAAgacacgatgacgacgacggggACGGGTgacaatcataataaaaaaaaggcgcTCCAACACTTTGCTCCCATCAGGAAAAGCATGTGGTGCGATATCGATGATGatagttgctttttttttactttaacttGCTATCGGCCTGCTTTTTTTGGCGTGCTTTATAGACAGCTTTTTAATGGATGGATTTGGAAAAAAGAGACACAAATCAAATACTAATTGATGAGCAGCCAAATAGCATGAAATTAGGCAGCACAAAAAGCATCGAGCACGATAAAGTACCACTAACATCAATCACTATGCGCGAGCTTTGGAA
Coding sequences within:
- the LOC120900744 gene encoding carbohydrate sulfotransferase 13-like isoform X2, with product MNSCFAVGRERRRTTNLTAVGNGHEPVLSVLSRDVVKKHRIPTRSFALSFASCAIACTFGDSKSALVLLGKCSMGTSSARRRGSSIAVPNRQVTVGSVVRWSVAGFLVTCAILVLVLPWPLPYEQSIEQIMQDRAQHLLEQCETIRALGNLTAPNPRTSRPNYLYFNYFYQPQHQLLWCSISKVASSSWMYQFNRWAGVPREKIDSVAHDMKGLTRMYYPVPTRADVERMKQNVEPPVVTRFLLVRDPFDRFVSAYEDLIVRPQSDNYRNLRRFIFREVYGADTPPGSNNENDTSGDDYPVPSFSDFTEFVLRRPNVLDPHWNTYYNLCDPCFLEPTVIVKLETYDRDVAHILRLANVSSDADNYDNAAAQFEGYRLNVNHHRGSPGDNGRAQRNFTTTVDRLAELTEAQFERLYRRYELDFRLFQYDASHYFALYRTD
- the LOC120900744 gene encoding carbohydrate sulfotransferase 13-like isoform X1; its protein translation is MNSCFAVGRERRRTTNLTAVGNGHEPVLSVLSRDVVKKHRIPTRSFALSFASCAIACTFGDSKSALVLLGKCSMGTSSARRRGSSIAVPNRQVTVGSVVRWSVAGFLVTCAILVLVLPWPLPYEQSIEQIMQDRAQHLLEQCETIRALGNLTAPNPRTSRPNYLYFNYFYQPQHQLLWCSISKVASSSWMYQFNRWAGVPREKIDSVAHDMKGLTRMYYPVPTRADVERMKQNVEPPVVTRFLLVRDPFDRFVSAYEDLIVRPQSDNYRNLRRFIFREVYGADTPPGSNNEKNDTSGDDYPVPSFSDFTEFVLRRPNVLDPHWNTYYNLCDPCFLEPTVIVKLETYDRDVAHILRLANVSSDADNYDNAAAQFEGYRLNVNHHRGSPGDNGRAQRNFTTTVDRLAELTEAQFERLYRRYELDFRLFQYDASHYFALYRTD